One genomic region from Anopheles bellator chromosome 2, idAnoBellAS_SP24_06.2, whole genome shotgun sequence encodes:
- the LOC131209093 gene encoding L-dopachrome tautomerase yellow-f2-like, giving the protein MKPTVAILLLVVLVAAVGGQVEEVLKWQKVQYDVPAEVLQAPNGYIPIGNVPMGAVHHKNRVFVAVARRRWGIPSTLNVVDLTAPLPNDNVVLKPYPNFALNELRSDLQPDANRIVTVYRPRVDRCDRLWFVDTGMMEIPGNFTIVQRPSVWAVDLKTDQPVHRFEIPKEAVETGYGLTSITLDVDPSDCEKVFVYISDLQTYRMVVYDYANRRAWRFLHNYFFLNPLEGDYQIQGINFAWDDGIFSIALSNPDPVTKFRTAYFHALSSNSEFTVSTKVLRNETASQRGYHGTDFKLLGYRGSNAQSSIHAFDPETGVIFFALIQQNAVSCWDSNKPFAPQNMAIVYKNDRDIVYPNDLSIDQDGYVWFMTNSIIKLLYAQLNLDEFNFFVWRANIKQVIKGTVCDPSVPPNVHMAQRFGDENNNDRVTFYEFKDKHGPGGGPFGGWGHGPSRGRRP; this is encoded by the exons ATGAAGCCAACTGTGgcgatcctgctgctggttgtcCTAGTGGCCGCCGTAGGTGGGCAGGTCGAGGAGGTTCTTAAGTGGCAGAAAGTGCAATACGATGTGCCGGCCGAAGTGCTGCAAGCTCCAAATGGGTACATACCCATCGGAAACGTGCCGATGGGAGCGGTGCATCACAAAAATCGCGTGTTTGTTGCAGTGGCTCGGCGTCGCTGGGGTATTCCCTCAACTTTGAACGTTGTAGACTTAACGGCACCGCTGCCCAACGACAACGTTGTGCTAAAACCCTATCCCAATTTCGCTCTTAATGAACTGCGG TCGGATTTGCAACCAGATGCCAACCGGATTGTTACGGTTTATCGTCCACGTGTTGATCGATGCGACCGATTGTGGTTTGTCGACACGGGAATGATGGAAATACCCG GAAATTTCACTATTGTGCAGCGTCCATCGGTTTGGGCTGTTGATCTGAAGACAGACCAGCCTGTGCATCGCTTCGAAATTCCCAAGGAGGCCGTGGAGACTGGCTACGGTCTAACGTCGATCACTCTTGATGTGGATCCAAGCGACTGCGAGAAGGTGTTTGTCTACATTTCCGATCTACAAACCTATCGTATGGTAGTGTACGATTATGCCAACCGTCGGGCCTGGCGTTTTCTGCACAACTACTTCTTCCTTAATCCGCTCGAAGGAGACTATCAGATTCAAGGCATCAACTTCGCTTGGGATGATGGAATCTTCTCCATCGCGCTCAGCAATCCTGATCCAGTGACCAAGTTCCGCACGGCTTACTTCCATGCCCTGTCCTCCAACTCAGAGTTCACTGTTTCGACGAAGGTGTTACGCAACGAAACGGCCTCCCAGCGGGGCTATCACGGCACTGACTTCAAGCTGCTTGGTTACCGTGGCAGCAACGCGCAATCTAGTATACATGCCTTTGATCCAGAAACCGGGGTCATCTTTTTCGCGCTCATTCAACAGAACGCAGTTTCCTGCTGGGACTCGAACAAACCGTTCGCGCCGCAAAACATGGCGATCGTCTACAAAAACGATCGTGATATTGTCTACCCGAACGACTTgtcg ATCGATCAAGATGGCTACGTCTGGTTCATGACCAATTCGATCATCAAACTGTTGTACGCACAGCTAAATCTGGACGAATTTAACTTCTTCGTTTGGCGTGCCAACATCAAGCAGGTTATTAAAGGAACCGTTTGCGATCCGTCCGTTCCACCGAACGTTCACATGGCTCAGCGCTTCGGTGATGAAAATAACAACGATCGGGTGACATTCTATGAATTCAAAGACAAACATGGCCCCGGAGGAGGTCCTTTCGGTGGCTGGGGTCATGGACCCAGCCGCGGTCGACGTCCGTAA
- the LOC131209095 gene encoding putative hydroxypyruvate isomerase: MAALRFCANLNFMFLEAGSFLERYRAAKTAGFSAVEGPFPPAEVNLDALVAVQQETGLKQILMNIALGDTPGCQFGCAALPGLEKEFLINFERTVEYAKAVGCGKIHIMAGKIEGPPTQDHDKTYLANLRAAIPILERNNIIGVIEPINAYALPGYYLSCYDKAIDIITAVGSSSLKLMFDIYHAQHIRGDITNTFNKLAPHIGHIQLAQVPGRNEPSSEGELNFRYILHAVASGGQYRDGWIGCEYRPATTTAEGLSWLRTYGYWQ; the protein is encoded by the exons ATGGCCGCACTAAgattttgtgcaaatttgaACTTCATGTTTCTAGAGGCGGGATCCTTTTTGGAACGTTACCGAGCGGCAAAGACGGCCGGATTCAGTGCCGTCGAAGGACCCTTTCCGCCGGCAGAGGTCAATCTGGACGCATTGGTAGCAGTGCAGCAAGAAACTGGATTGAAGCAAATATTAATGAACATTGCTTTGG GAGACACGCCAGGATGCCAGTTTGGATGTGCGGCACTTCCGGGCCTTGAGAAGGAGTTCCTGATAAACTTTGAACGCACAGTTGAATATGCTAAAGCCGTTGGTTGTGGCAA AATACATATAATGGCTGGAAAGATAGAAGGTCCACCAACTCAAGATCATGACAAGACGTATCTTGCCAATTTACGCGCAGCTATTCCTATCCTCGAGAGAAACAACATAATCGGCGTTATCGAACCTATCAACGCGTACGCTCTCCCCGGCTACTATCTGTCATGCTACGACAAAG CAATCGATATAATTACTGCGGTCGGCAGCTCAAGCCTCAAGCTGATGTTCGACATCTACCACGCACAGCACATCCGGGGAGACATTACAAACACTTTCAACAAGCTGGCACCCCACATTGGCCATATCCAGCTGGCGCAGGTTCCTGGGCGCAATGAACCGAGCAGCGAGGGGGAACTGAACTTCCGGTATATTTTGCACGCAGTGGCTAGCGGGGGTCAGTATCGGGATGGTTGGATCGGCTGTGAGTATCGTCCGGCCACCACAACGGCCGAAGGACTCAGTTGGTTGCGTACGTATGGTTACTGGCAGTGA
- the LOC131209094 gene encoding L-dopachrome tautomerase yellow-f2-like — MFEPAIVKLVYTCIIVGSMATEFEKVFEWKQLSHAKFLDSKKASDGILFPKLLGDAENDIFQAYNNVPMGATHHKNRVFISIPRRRPGVPATLNVIDLSKVAKGDRSPALSAYPSYLTNALEPGFEANLDRLVSVYRTRVDACERLWFVDTGMVTYPGKELQVQRPQLWIIDLKLDKLVHRYTIPESIVAEGVGMASLTVDVEQSNCSAAFAYIPDLIANAIYVYSLQDDDMWSYKHSSFAYDRARANFHVAGHRFEWDDGVFSIAVGPYDPATRSKLIYYHPMVSTTEFGTTASVLQNKSIALSNNYEGLFRPLGDRGPNTQSTMHHYDSLTGVMFYAEVNRNSIGCWNTSQGYGADNYAVVHLDNRELIYPSDLNSDANGTLWVLTNRFPVWLYSRLNESEYNFRLWRQNSSVAIQGTKCEN; from the exons ATGTTTGAGCCGGCTATTGTTAAGTTAGTTTATACGTGTATTATTGTTGGCTCCATGGCTACAGAGTTTGAAAAAGTGTTCGAATGGAAACAACTGTCCCATGCCAAGTTTCTGGATtctaaaaaag CAAGTGATGGTATTCTCTTTCCGAAACTATTGGGAGATGCAGAGAATGATATATTTCAGGCCTACAATAACGTCCCGATGGGTGCAACGCATCATAAGAACCGAGTGTTCATAAGCATTCCGCGCCGGCGTCCGGGAGTTCCTGCTACGCTTAACGTGATCGACCTGTCGAAAGTTGCTAAAGGTGACCGAAGTCCTGCGTTGTCCGCATATCCTTCCTACCTCACCAATGCCCTAGAG CCCGGCTTTGAAGCAAATCTAGATCGTCTCGTGTCGGTATACCGCACAAGGGTTGATGCTTGCGAAAGATTGTGGTTCGTGGATACCGGAATGGTAACATATCCTGGTAAAGAACTGCAGGTGCAACGTCCTCAGCTGTGGATTATCGATTTGAAGCTCGATAAGCTGGTTCATCGTTATACCATTCCGGAATCAATCGTAGCCGAAGGTGTCGGAATGGCCAGCCTGACGGTGGATGTGGAACAGTCCAATTGCAGCGCAGCGTTTGCCTACATTCCGGATCTGATTGCAAATGCCATCTACGTGTACAGTCTCCAGGACGACGATATGTGGTCGTATAAGCATTCGTCCTTTGCATACGACCGTGCACGTGCCAATTTCCACGTTGCTGGCCATCGCTTCGAGTGGGACGATGGAGTGTTTTCGATAGCAGTTGGCCCGTACGACCCAGCGACCAGGTCGAAGCTCATCTACTATCATCCGATGGTTAGTACGACCGAATTTGGTACAACTGCGAGTGTATTGCAGAATAAATCGATCGCGTTGTCGAACAACTACGAAGGGCTATTCCGGCCGCTGGGTGACCGAGGCCCCAACACGCAATCCACTATGCATCATTACGATTCGTTGACTGGAGTGATGTTCTATGCGGAGGTGAACCGGAATTCGATTGGTTGCTGGAACACGTCTCAAGGTTATGGAGCCGATAACTACGCGGTGGTGCATTTGGACAATCGGGAACTGATCTATCCTAGTGATTTGAACAGCGATGCCAACGGAACATTGTGGGTGTTAACAAACAGATTTCCCGTCTGGCTTTACTCTCGATTGAACGAAAGTGAATACAATTTCCGTCTTTGGCGACAGAACTCATCTGTCGCGATTCAGGGCACTAAATGTGAAAATTAA